One window from the genome of Spiractinospora alimapuensis encodes:
- a CDS encoding cupin domain-containing protein has translation MSGDRGTGFPGGTGVSRLRVYDWLAEDGKAGGSPHLHTVSSEGYVVVRGTGTLETLSGNGYREVPLAAGTLLWFTPGTVHRLVNHSGDLELVVVMQNAGLPESGDAILTFPPEVLDDEDAYLQSTVIPAATEFPDAGSAQRGREEAARVRRDLAVRGYLRLRDDVLKVGPSALAPLHTAAARLVRESAGGWLHHWERGPHHQAETTRHHVADLTAGRAPHLADSAVYLADPVPGVRHGMCGLLDVWDLDGAHVT, from the coding sequence GTGAGCGGAGACAGAGGAACCGGCTTCCCCGGAGGGACGGGCGTCTCTCGTCTGCGCGTGTACGACTGGCTCGCCGAGGACGGCAAGGCCGGCGGTTCGCCCCACCTTCACACCGTGTCCAGCGAGGGCTACGTCGTCGTCCGCGGAACGGGGACGCTGGAGACCCTCAGCGGGAACGGGTACCGCGAGGTGCCCCTCGCCGCCGGGACACTGCTGTGGTTCACGCCCGGAACGGTGCATCGGCTCGTGAACCACAGCGGAGACCTGGAACTCGTCGTCGTCATGCAGAACGCCGGGCTCCCGGAGTCCGGCGACGCGATCCTGACCTTCCCGCCCGAGGTTTTGGACGATGAAGATGCCTATCTACAATCGACCGTAATTCCGGCAGCGACCGAGTTCCCCGACGCGGGTTCCGCGCAGCGAGGGCGGGAGGAGGCCGCCCGCGTCCGTCGGGATCTCGCCGTCCGCGGGTACCTGCGCCTGCGGGACGACGTCCTGAAGGTGGGGCCCTCCGCGCTCGCTCCGCTCCACACGGCGGCCGCCCGCCTCGTTCGGGAGAGCGCCGGCGGCTGGCTCCACCACTGGGAACGCGGTCCCCACCACCAGGCCGAGACCACCCGTCACCACGTGGCGGACCTGACGGCGGGGCGGGCACCGCACCTGGCGGACTCCGCCGTGTACCTCGCCGACCCCGTCCCCGGGGTGCGGCACGGGATGTGTGGGCTACTGGACGTGTGGGACCTCGACGGTGCCCACGTGACCTGA
- a CDS encoding BCCT family transporter: MLDNLAIRLGLRTNPTIFFTSSGLAFLFVILTIAFTEEVNSAFTWATENIILSSLSWFYILGVTVFLIFLIWIAASRFGSVRLGGPDSRPEFSNWSWFAMLFAAGIGTILMFWGVAEPINHYATPPRWPEGFTQEEFAQTPAAAEQAITFTNYHFTLHTWAIFTVPALAFAYFIYRRGLPMRVSSIFYPFLGERIHGPIGRTVDVTAIVGTLFGLAVSIGLGSAQIQSGLANLFVGLPTERDNPTSLVIQLAIIGVITTIATISVALGLDKGIKRLSNINILMAVALLVFVFFAGSTLFLIKGAVEQAGHYLSNVVELAFWNDTYEDTGWQDGWTVFYWAWTITWAPFVGIFVARISRGRTIRQFVAGVLGLPTLFSLIWFSIFGLAAFDIERLNPGVLVEPVVNQGDVPGALFVFLQNFPVDATLATIIATIAVVIVAIFFITSADSASLVIDMMCNGDEKATPPTRQRVYWAVLAGLVAFALVGGTGAAAIMAGTEVSAVQALEKVITVVGLPFFIMSFLMMAALVKDLNEDPNIPGNEVARPPVPKARDADEMELTEESADAPAEVAEASDPKPSA, encoded by the coding sequence ATGCTCGACAACCTGGCCATACGGCTTGGTCTTCGCACCAACCCAACGATCTTCTTTACTTCCAGTGGGCTCGCGTTCCTATTCGTGATCCTCACTATCGCGTTCACCGAAGAGGTGAACTCCGCCTTCACCTGGGCGACGGAGAACATCATTCTGTCGTCCCTGAGCTGGTTCTACATCCTCGGCGTCACGGTCTTTCTCATCTTCCTGATCTGGATCGCGGCCAGCCGCTTCGGCTCCGTCCGGCTCGGAGGCCCTGACTCGCGTCCCGAGTTCAGCAACTGGTCCTGGTTCGCCATGCTGTTCGCGGCGGGGATCGGCACCATCCTCATGTTCTGGGGAGTCGCGGAGCCGATCAACCACTACGCGACCCCGCCACGGTGGCCAGAAGGATTTACCCAGGAGGAGTTCGCCCAAACGCCGGCCGCGGCGGAACAGGCGATCACCTTCACCAATTACCACTTCACGCTGCACACGTGGGCGATCTTCACGGTTCCGGCGCTCGCCTTCGCCTACTTCATTTACCGGCGTGGGCTGCCGATGCGGGTCAGCTCGATCTTCTACCCGTTCCTCGGGGAGCGGATCCACGGCCCGATCGGCCGGACCGTCGACGTCACCGCGATCGTGGGCACGCTGTTCGGTCTCGCCGTCTCGATCGGCCTGGGCTCCGCCCAGATCCAGAGTGGTCTCGCCAACCTGTTCGTGGGCCTGCCCACGGAGCGGGACAATCCCACGTCGCTGGTCATCCAGCTCGCGATCATCGGTGTGATCACCACGATCGCCACCATCTCGGTGGCGCTGGGGTTGGACAAGGGCATCAAGCGACTGTCCAACATCAACATCCTGATGGCGGTCGCGCTCCTGGTCTTCGTCTTCTTCGCCGGATCGACCCTGTTCCTGATCAAGGGAGCCGTCGAGCAGGCGGGGCACTATCTCTCCAACGTGGTCGAGCTCGCGTTCTGGAACGACACCTACGAGGACACGGGCTGGCAGGACGGTTGGACCGTCTTCTACTGGGCGTGGACCATCACCTGGGCGCCGTTCGTGGGCATCTTCGTCGCCCGCATCTCCCGTGGCCGTACGATCCGCCAGTTCGTGGCGGGCGTGCTGGGCCTGCCCACCCTGTTCAGCCTGATCTGGTTCAGCATCTTCGGGCTCGCCGCGTTCGACATCGAGCGGCTGAACCCGGGGGTTCTGGTCGAACCGGTCGTGAACCAGGGCGACGTGCCGGGCGCGCTGTTCGTCTTCCTGCAGAACTTCCCCGTGGACGCCACCCTCGCGACCATCATCGCGACCATCGCCGTCGTCATCGTGGCGATCTTCTTCATCACCTCGGCCGACTCCGCGTCGCTGGTGATCGACATGATGTGTAACGGCGACGAGAAGGCGACCCCGCCGACCCGGCAGCGCGTCTACTGGGCCGTTCTCGCGGGGTTGGTCGCCTTCGCCTTGGTGGGCGGTACCGGTGCCGCGGCGATCATGGCCGGCACCGAGGTCTCCGCGGTTCAGGCGTTGGAGAAGGTCATCACCGTGGTCGGTCTGCCCTTCTTCATCATGTCGTTCCTGATGATGGCGGCCTTGGTGAAGGACCTGAACGAGGATCCCAACATTCCTGGCAACGAGGTGGCGCGACCCCCCGTCCCCAAGGCCAGGGACGCCGATGAGATGGAACTGACGGAGGAATCCGCCGACGCCCCGGCTGAGGTTGCCGAGGCTTCGGACCCGAAGCCGAGCGCGTAA
- a CDS encoding exonuclease/endonuclease/phosphatase family protein, which translates to MRFPSMDKSVLVTGVSLSFLLPMGLAVAPVSAASPTVDLRVATYNTCGHGCMPTPAECDVTLGRDCPTKLAPWTDERAASAADDVVDSELDIVATQEIGNNPVPQVPDVDIETFRVPFTEAMEERGYAEAPAEYEDARHPRHDYPLRSGAGRYTYYDAERFSHLDTEGKELPHDLFWLPDSTEDYGKTVNWNILRELETDTRVVVVNMHLEYRSGDAEDPNGWARDWDTVRFDDARRTASHITQQNPATRNLPVIFAGDMNSSSTEAGTSPYAAFRDLGFDNARDLAPEDERSGEHLASYNGGKIPLPEGDQIDYVFVEEGTTVLDWALVPQTEATSGEQSELLRSDHNMVYATLSLDSTGAARS; encoded by the coding sequence ATGCGGTTCCCGTCTATGGACAAGTCCGTGCTGGTCACCGGAGTCAGTCTGTCGTTCCTGCTGCCGATGGGGCTGGCCGTCGCCCCGGTGTCGGCCGCGAGCCCCACCGTGGACCTCCGGGTCGCCACCTACAACACCTGCGGTCACGGCTGCATGCCGACGCCCGCCGAATGCGACGTCACCTTGGGGCGGGACTGCCCGACCAAACTCGCGCCCTGGACCGACGAGCGCGCCGCGTCCGCCGCCGACGACGTCGTCGACAGCGAACTCGACATCGTGGCCACCCAGGAGATCGGGAACAACCCCGTCCCGCAGGTGCCCGACGTCGACATCGAGACCTTCCGAGTGCCCTTCACCGAGGCCATGGAGGAGCGGGGCTACGCCGAGGCGCCGGCCGAGTACGAGGACGCGCGGCACCCGCGGCACGATTACCCGCTGCGGTCGGGCGCGGGGCGCTACACCTACTACGACGCGGAACGTTTCTCCCATCTTGACACCGAGGGTAAGGAACTTCCCCACGACCTGTTCTGGTTGCCCGACTCCACCGAGGACTACGGCAAGACGGTGAACTGGAACATCCTGCGTGAGTTGGAGACCGATACTCGGGTGGTCGTGGTGAACATGCACCTGGAGTACCGCTCGGGCGACGCCGAGGACCCCAACGGCTGGGCCCGGGACTGGGACACGGTGCGATTCGACGACGCGCGACGGACCGCTTCGCACATCACGCAGCAGAACCCGGCGACCCGCAACCTGCCGGTCATCTTCGCCGGCGACATGAACTCCTCCAGCACCGAGGCGGGCACCAGCCCCTACGCCGCGTTCCGCGATCTCGGGTTCGACAACGCCCGCGACCTCGCCCCGGAGGACGAACGGTCCGGTGAGCACCTCGCCTCGTACAACGGCGGGAAGATCCCCCTCCCCGAGGGGGACCAGATCGACTACGTCTTCGTCGAGGAGGGCACGACAGTCCTCGACTGGGCCCTCGTCCCCCAGACCGAGGCCACATCGGGCGAGCAGAGCGAACTCCTGCGCTCGGACCACAACATGGTCTACGCGACGCTGAGCCTCGACAGCACCGGCGCGGCGAGGTCCTGA
- a CDS encoding ethanolamine utilization protein EutH — METFGQIIIYVMMAFLLAGAVMSLINDQSGIGKEFKEGIYSIGPIFLPVAGIMCLIPILSDLISTYVAPVYAWIHSDPALAATTLIAGDMGGFQLAYETAGSHSAWILAFAVSFTAGSTIIFSIPVGLAMLRERDHKYMALGVMAGLLAIPFAVFIMALLLQTTGTPLREDISTTADSTRPFDMPMTEILTNLVPITIFVVLLALGLRFLTGFMVKAFIVFGRVLDAAIKIALALAVVQYFTGVFDVFGAWPLAPFIADEEDQFRALEVAGYIGVMLAGAFPMVYAIRTWLATPLRIVGGRLGFSEQGAAGLLAGAANILALFRVVHLMPARDKVLTIAFGVCAAFAFGDHLAFAANFQPNMVGAFIIGKLAGGVIGILLALWLALPYARVLAARDAAEAELTEASGTDDPGGRAADASPTDDGSPAPQPRVSS; from the coding sequence ATGGAAACCTTCGGACAGATCATCATCTACGTCATGATGGCGTTCCTCTTAGCCGGCGCCGTCATGTCCCTGATCAACGACCAGAGCGGGATCGGAAAGGAGTTCAAGGAAGGCATCTACTCGATCGGCCCGATCTTCCTCCCGGTCGCGGGCATCATGTGCCTGATCCCGATCCTCAGCGACCTCATCTCGACCTACGTCGCCCCGGTCTACGCCTGGATCCACAGCGACCCCGCGCTGGCCGCGACCACGCTGATCGCCGGCGACATGGGCGGCTTCCAGTTGGCCTACGAGACCGCCGGCAGCCACAGCGCCTGGATCCTGGCGTTCGCCGTGAGTTTCACCGCCGGATCGACGATCATCTTCTCGATCCCGGTCGGCCTCGCGATGCTGCGCGAACGCGACCACAAGTACATGGCGCTGGGGGTCATGGCGGGTCTCCTCGCCATCCCGTTCGCCGTGTTCATCATGGCGCTACTGCTGCAGACGACGGGAACGCCGCTACGGGAGGACATCTCGACGACGGCGGACTCCACCCGGCCCTTCGACATGCCGATGACGGAGATCCTGACCAACCTGGTCCCAATCACGATCTTCGTCGTCCTGCTCGCCCTGGGCCTGCGGTTCCTCACCGGCTTCATGGTGAAGGCGTTCATCGTCTTCGGACGGGTCCTGGACGCGGCCATCAAGATCGCGTTGGCCCTGGCGGTCGTGCAGTACTTCACCGGCGTCTTCGACGTCTTCGGCGCCTGGCCGCTGGCGCCGTTCATCGCCGACGAGGAGGACCAGTTCCGCGCCCTGGAGGTCGCGGGCTACATCGGCGTCATGCTCGCCGGAGCGTTCCCGATGGTCTACGCGATCCGGACCTGGCTGGCCACGCCCCTGCGGATCGTGGGCGGCCGCCTGGGCTTCAGCGAGCAGGGCGCTGCCGGCCTCCTCGCCGGCGCCGCGAACATCCTCGCCCTCTTCCGGGTCGTCCACCTGATGCCGGCCCGGGACAAGGTGCTGACCATCGCCTTCGGCGTGTGCGCGGCGTTCGCCTTCGGCGACCACCTCGCGTTCGCGGCCAACTTCCAGCCGAACATGGTGGGCGCGTTCATCATCGGCAAGCTCGCCGGCGGCGTCATCGGTATCCTCCTCGCCCTGTGGCTCGCCCTCCCCTACGCCCGCGTCCTCGCCGCCCGCGACGCCGCGGAGGCCGAGCTCACCGAAGCGAGCGGGACCGACGACCCGGGCGGGCGCGCCGCCGACGCGTCGCCCACGGACGACGGCAGTCCGGCCCCCCAGCCCCGCGTCTCGTCCTAG
- a CDS encoding D-arabinono-1,4-lactone oxidase produces the protein MSSEPSNPSPKGSSSLSAIDHTLHQQWTNWGGNQSATPAYTVRPRTEQEVIDTVRFAIREGYPVRALGAGHSFTPVVQTGGVLIDMAHVSAVTGTDPAKRRVRALGGTAIREFGPPLWEAGLSLANQGDVDHQSIAGALSTGTHGSGIHFGSFSSTLRWARILNGHGEVVEVTEKDVRELRAAQVALGTLGILLEVELEVVPRYYLQEKITYPTFEETRANWATDIAENRHYSFLWCPHPDSGALYELPTPPGESMVNRSYTKRYNEVDVTDEGAEVSTAKGARRDRAYRIYPGGFGIPFHELEYYVDSRHALEAVEAMQDLMRTRHPEQEYPLEVRWVKRDEGLLSPFQDRDTTVLSVSGAPGANYWPYLLDVDNLLREYKARAHWGKIHFLTRDRVAELYPDFDQFVAVRREFDPNGVFLNDHTRALVA, from the coding sequence ATGTCTTCGGAGCCCAGCAACCCGTCCCCCAAGGGAAGCAGCTCTCTCTCCGCGATCGACCACACACTGCACCAGCAGTGGACCAACTGGGGTGGTAACCAGTCGGCGACGCCGGCCTACACCGTCCGCCCGCGCACCGAGCAGGAGGTGATCGACACCGTCCGCTTCGCGATCCGCGAGGGCTACCCCGTCCGGGCGTTGGGAGCCGGCCACTCCTTCACCCCTGTCGTGCAGACCGGCGGCGTACTCATCGACATGGCGCACGTGAGCGCCGTGACCGGGACGGACCCCGCGAAGCGACGCGTCCGCGCCCTCGGGGGGACGGCGATCCGCGAGTTCGGACCGCCCCTGTGGGAGGCCGGCCTGTCCCTCGCCAACCAGGGTGACGTGGACCACCAGTCGATCGCCGGCGCCCTGTCGACGGGTACCCACGGCTCCGGGATCCACTTCGGTAGCTTCTCCTCCACTCTGCGCTGGGCGCGGATCCTCAACGGGCACGGCGAGGTCGTCGAGGTCACGGAGAAGGACGTCCGGGAGCTTCGGGCCGCGCAGGTGGCCCTCGGAACGCTCGGGATCCTGTTGGAGGTCGAACTCGAGGTCGTGCCGCGGTACTACCTCCAGGAGAAGATCACTTATCCCACGTTCGAGGAGACCCGGGCCAACTGGGCCACCGACATCGCGGAGAACCGCCACTACTCATTCCTCTGGTGTCCCCACCCGGACTCCGGAGCGCTGTACGAACTCCCCACCCCGCCCGGGGAGTCCATGGTGAACCGGAGCTACACCAAGCGCTACAACGAGGTCGACGTGACCGACGAGGGCGCCGAGGTCTCCACGGCCAAGGGCGCGCGCCGGGACCGCGCGTATCGGATCTACCCGGGTGGTTTCGGCATCCCCTTCCACGAGCTCGAGTACTACGTGGACTCGCGGCACGCGCTGGAGGCCGTCGAGGCGATGCAGGACCTGATGCGCACCCGGCACCCCGAGCAGGAGTACCCGCTGGAGGTTCGGTGGGTGAAGCGGGACGAGGGACTGCTGTCCCCGTTCCAGGACCGCGACACCACGGTGCTCTCGGTCTCCGGCGCGCCGGGCGCCAACTACTGGCCCTACCTGCTCGATGTGGACAACCTGCTGCGGGAGTACAAGGCACGCGCGCACTGGGGCAAGATCCACTTCCTGACCCGGGACCGTGTCGCCGAGCTCTACCCGGACTTCGACCAGTTCGTCGCCGTCCGCCGGGAGTTCGACCCCAACGGTGTGTTCCTGAACGACCACACCCGCGCCCTCGTCGCCTGA
- a CDS encoding cache domain-containing protein, which produces MPAAEPARRAQVTAERVATRLDRVFDDLQAVAPVLSAVLESASVGRGDLASLDVALMDLVRRQAGTIDGAGVAFALGALRDAYTWLQWWRVGGSGELEFARHVFDPGSVRYYDYTAMPWFAVPASRGSTTSVGPYLDSGGTDRNIVTIGVPTVTRRGTCVVAADLRLDQLESVFRGALGPHAPAAVLVNEHGRVVASTSARHFAGSLLPVPVATRTRFVAVPSAEPRRLPWRVGLLAAG; this is translated from the coding sequence ATGCCCGCTGCTGAACCAGCCCGGCGGGCTCAGGTGACGGCCGAACGCGTTGCGACGCGTCTGGACCGGGTGTTCGACGACCTCCAGGCCGTCGCTCCGGTTCTCAGCGCGGTGTTGGAGTCGGCGTCGGTGGGGCGCGGTGACCTCGCGTCGCTGGATGTCGCCCTCATGGACCTGGTTCGTCGACAGGCCGGAACGATCGACGGGGCGGGGGTGGCCTTCGCGCTGGGCGCCCTGCGTGACGCGTACACGTGGCTGCAGTGGTGGCGGGTCGGCGGGTCGGGTGAGCTCGAGTTCGCGCGCCACGTGTTCGACCCCGGGTCGGTCCGGTACTACGACTACACGGCGATGCCGTGGTTCGCGGTCCCCGCCTCGCGCGGTTCCACCACCTCGGTGGGCCCGTATCTCGACAGCGGCGGGACCGACCGCAACATCGTCACCATCGGGGTTCCCACCGTCACGCGCCGGGGCACCTGTGTCGTCGCCGCGGACCTCCGACTAGACCAACTCGAGAGCGTGTTCCGTGGTGCCCTCGGGCCGCACGCACCCGCGGCCGTCCTGGTCAACGAGCACGGGCGGGTGGTCGCCTCCACGAGCGCTCGGCACTTCGCGGGCTCGTTGCTTCCCGTCCCGGTCGCGACCCGCACCCGGTTCGTCGCGGTGCCGTCGGCGGAGCCACGCCGTCTGCCGTGGCGGGTGGGACTTCTCGCCGCCGGCTGA
- a CDS encoding FadR/GntR family transcriptional regulator, whose product MGNKDESSWRDPAVSMATVGMIAQMLGGEPAAPSRADRITRQLERAIAVGVLNQGDKLPTESLLAERLGVSSITLRQSLAELRARGFIATKRGRGGGSYVQRRPPVARAHLLDQLARRTSQELRELGDLAATIAEGVGRRAATRADADDLRRARIIAEEFRDAPDAEGLRRLDGRFHIAVSVACHSERLTNATLQIHGELAEVMWLGDDDVPHSARKSAEEHFAILEAISRQDPDTAGRLCGLHYERESQEVIEHFLALTDDRWSDHARC is encoded by the coding sequence GTGGGAAATAAGGACGAGTCGTCGTGGCGCGACCCGGCGGTCTCCATGGCGACGGTCGGTATGATCGCGCAGATGTTGGGTGGTGAACCGGCCGCTCCGAGCAGGGCGGACCGGATCACCCGGCAGCTCGAGCGCGCGATCGCCGTCGGCGTGCTCAACCAGGGCGACAAGCTCCCCACCGAGAGCCTGCTCGCGGAACGCCTCGGCGTCTCCTCCATCACGCTGCGTCAGTCGCTGGCCGAACTGCGGGCGCGGGGGTTCATCGCGACCAAGCGGGGACGTGGCGGCGGTAGCTACGTCCAGCGCCGGCCACCCGTCGCTCGCGCCCACCTGCTCGACCAGCTCGCGCGCCGCACGAGCCAGGAGCTGCGCGAGCTGGGGGACCTCGCCGCGACCATCGCCGAGGGTGTGGGTCGGCGGGCGGCGACGCGTGCCGACGCCGACGACCTGCGGCGTGCCCGGATCATCGCCGAGGAGTTCCGCGACGCACCGGACGCCGAGGGCCTTCGCCGCCTGGACGGTCGGTTCCACATCGCCGTGAGCGTGGCCTGCCACTCCGAGCGACTGACCAACGCGACGCTTCAGATCCACGGTGAGCTGGCCGAGGTCATGTGGCTCGGCGACGACGACGTCCCCCACAGCGCCCGGAAGTCCGCCGAGGAACACTTCGCCATCCTCGAGGCGATCTCCCGGCAGGACCCGGACACGGCGGGTCGGCTCTGCGGCCTGCACTACGAACGGGAGTCCCAGGAGGTCATCGAGCACTTCCTGGCACTCACCGACGACCGCTGGAGCGACCATGCCCGCTGCTGA
- a CDS encoding HSP90 family protein, translating into MRHTFHVDLRGIVDLLSHNLYTSPRVFMREVLQNSVDAITQRQSIDSAARGRILIEAPNVTGDGTLRIHDTGVGLTEPQVHEFLATIGRSSKRDDLGFARHDFLGQFGIGLLSCFMVADDIEVVTRSAEPDSDTVVWRGNAGGHYVVETTSPRSEPGTTVTLSPRAGASHWFAPATVRELAEHYGGLLPFDVWVGHERVNAADTPWARDSTEPARRERLLRYGQRILGTAPFDVIDLNVPEAGLSGVAFVLPTPTHPTERPSHRVYLKRMLIGDRVERLLPEWAFFARGVVNTEELRPTASREQLYDDELLESAREALGTQLKDWMTGLATTSPTRLSEFLRVHGRGVQSLALHDDDMLRLVDQWLEQETSDGWMTMTEFRRRHGRIVHTTTVDEFRRFSAVAAAQGVGLVNGGYSLVSELLERLPRLDPSLRVEQLDPTVLATRFDPVDPASDAAVSRFCAAAGPALEALGCVPDVRAFDPPSLPSLYLKSDAWRAHTDRTVAAREAKGAWADLLGSMDAAPAEARPVLVFNYRNPTVRRLVTIDDAELAEAGAEALYSQALLAGRHPMTPADTASTNRSFLSLLDYALHR; encoded by the coding sequence ATGCGGCACACGTTTCATGTCGACCTTCGGGGAATCGTCGACCTGCTGAGCCATAATCTGTACACGAGTCCCCGGGTCTTCATGCGTGAGGTCCTCCAGAACTCGGTCGACGCAATCACCCAGCGCCAGTCCATCGACAGTGCCGCGCGGGGACGAATCCTCATCGAGGCTCCGAACGTCACCGGGGACGGGACTCTCCGCATCCACGACACGGGGGTCGGACTCACCGAACCCCAGGTGCACGAGTTCCTCGCCACGATCGGGCGTTCCTCCAAACGAGACGACCTCGGCTTCGCTCGGCACGACTTCCTCGGGCAGTTCGGCATCGGGCTGCTGTCCTGCTTCATGGTCGCCGACGACATCGAAGTGGTCACCCGCTCCGCCGAACCGGACAGCGACACCGTGGTGTGGCGGGGTAACGCGGGTGGCCACTACGTCGTGGAGACGACCAGCCCGCGTTCGGAGCCCGGCACGACGGTGACCCTGTCACCACGTGCCGGGGCGTCACACTGGTTCGCCCCGGCGACGGTGCGGGAACTCGCCGAGCACTACGGCGGCCTGCTTCCCTTCGACGTCTGGGTCGGGCACGAGCGGGTGAACGCGGCGGACACCCCGTGGGCCCGGGACTCCACCGAACCGGCGCGCCGTGAACGGCTCCTGCGGTACGGCCAGCGGATCCTCGGTACCGCCCCGTTCGACGTCATCGACCTCAACGTCCCCGAGGCGGGGCTCTCGGGTGTGGCCTTCGTGCTGCCCACGCCGACGCACCCCACCGAGCGGCCGAGCCACCGCGTCTACCTCAAGCGCATGCTGATCGGCGACCGGGTGGAGCGGCTCCTGCCGGAGTGGGCGTTCTTCGCCCGCGGTGTCGTCAACACCGAGGAGCTTCGTCCTACCGCGAGCCGGGAACAGCTCTACGACGACGAACTCCTGGAGAGCGCCCGGGAGGCGCTGGGGACACAGCTCAAGGACTGGATGACCGGGCTGGCGACCACGTCGCCGACGCGGCTCTCGGAGTTCCTCCGGGTCCACGGGCGTGGCGTGCAGTCCCTCGCCCTGCACGACGACGACATGCTGCGCCTCGTCGACCAGTGGCTGGAGCAGGAGACCAGTGACGGTTGGATGACGATGACGGAGTTTCGTCGTCGCCATGGCCGCATCGTCCACACCACCACGGTGGACGAGTTCCGCCGGTTCTCCGCGGTCGCCGCCGCTCAGGGGGTCGGGCTGGTCAACGGCGGGTACAGCCTCGTCAGCGAACTACTGGAACGCCTCCCTCGCTTGGATCCGTCCCTGCGGGTCGAACAGCTGGACCCGACGGTGCTGGCCACCCGGTTCGACCCCGTGGACCCAGCGAGCGACGCCGCGGTGTCCCGCTTCTGCGCGGCGGCGGGTCCGGCACTGGAAGCTCTCGGGTGCGTGCCCGACGTGCGTGCGTTCGATCCGCCGAGCCTTCCCTCCCTCTACCTGAAGAGCGACGCGTGGCGGGCGCACACCGACCGGACCGTCGCGGCGCGGGAGGCCAAGGGCGCGTGGGCGGACCTCCTCGGCTCCATGGACGCTGCCCCGGCGGAGGCCCGACCGGTGCTGGTGTTCAACTACCGCAACCCGACAGTTCGCCGGCTGGTGACGATCGACGACGCCGAACTCGCCGAGGCGGGCGCGGAGGCGTTGTACAGCCAGGCCCTGTTGGCGGGGCGCCACCCCATGACGCCGGCGGACACCGCGTCGACGAACCGCTCCTTCCTGTCCCTACTGGACTACGCGCTGCACCGCTGA